The DNA sequence GAGCCAGATGGCTTGGGCTCAGGTcgaagaacaggaaagaGTAAGAAGCCCAGACATTATGGGTTTGCAAGCCGGCGTTTCTGATGAACCGTAGATGAGAAGCTCCTTAGAGATTGAACTAGCTAAGGTCGATGAGAAGATTGCAACAGCTGAAGCTGGGCTGGGCAGCTTTGACGCTGCTATACGAGTAGCTGAGGAGGAAACCGAAGCCGCTGCCGAATGCGTTAGACAAGGTACTACTAAACTCGAGCAAGCACAAAGTGAGAAGGTGGAAATTACAGCTAGGTGGGACGAACAAATGACTGAGCGTCATGATTTGCAGGTAATATTTCACTATAGAAAATCCGGGCCTTTTACTGATGGTCATTGCAGGCACAGCAACGTCAGATACGAGATTATTtaaaagcagcagaagctaGGATAAACGAAACGCAACAAaagattgaagaggaaaatCAACGTCTGGTTAACCTAAGCGGCGGCAGTTATACTAGGAAACAGGAACAACTCGAGCGAGCAAAGGTAGAAGCTGCGCATGCCAGCACACAGTACGTGGAACACCAACGCAATGCGGATCGCCTATACCGAGACTTGGAAGTGGCTGGAAAAGAAGTTGAATCATTGGCGGTGCCACTTAACAGAACGAAGGCCGACGTTGAGCAAGCTGAGAAACTTTTATGGAGCCTAAGCAAAGAAGGCGGACCCAAAAACACGGGGTTCCACGACAAAATGCCGTCTCTCCTGAGGACCATtcaacaagaagagggcTTCACCGAAAAGCCTGTCGGTCCCATTGGTCGCCATGTGACCTTGCTGAAACCAGAATGGTCATCTATCCTAGAGAACTCATTTGGCACGACATTGAACAGCTTCGTTGTAACATCTAAGAGAGACATGGAGATTCTTTCCCGTATTATGCGCAATGTCAACTGGTATGTTCCCACTGCCCGTAGTTTTACAGACCCTGCCTCTTTAACAATGCTGGAAGCATATGCCCAATCTTTATAGGAAATGATGGGTATATTGATACATCAGAACACGAGCCTGATCATAAGTTTGATACGGCTTTACGGGTGCTTCAGGTAGGTGCCTTTGATTCACAGAGCCAGCTACATTAGGTTGATATACTCGAATTTGCAGATTGACAACGAACTCGTCCGTCGACAATTGATCATTAACCATGGTATTGAGCAAATGCTTTTAATCGAGAAGCTAGAAGAAGCGTCTTCAGTACTCTTTGATGGACAGAAACCTAGGAATGTGAAGCGGTGTTACTGTATTGACCAAACGGACAGGCGGCGGGGCATTCATCTATCTTACAACCGTGCGGGAGAGCCAAGCCAGGCTCCGGTTCCTGCATACAGTGGCAGCCCACGAATGAAATCCGACCTAGCTTCCCAAATAAGGTGATTCCTAGATGTGTCCAATACCTCGCTTATCCACTGACATTTACTCCCGCAGGGTCCAACGTGATGTAGTGGCGGACCTCAGGCGTAAGCTCAGCGATCAGGAAGAGCGATTCCGATCTGCTCGGTCTCGCTTGGAGGGCTGCAAGCAGGCTCGTGTGAGGCATGGGAAGAGTACAAATGAGTTACGAGTCATACTgcaaaggaaggaagaccATGTGGAAGAGCTCACAGATGTACTCGACAAAGAACGTGTGGAAGATGACCATCTTGACGTGCTGCGAGCCACGCTCCaggaggctgaggaagaaaaacgCATCAACGAAGGGTCATTGAAAGACAGTAtggaggccatggaagcTATGATGAAGGGGCTTAAAGCCATTAAGCAGCAACTCGCTTCTAAGGATGCCGATATAGCTGCGTCGACGGAAGAGCTCCATATAACTCAGAGTGAGGTACTCCGGGCGCAAGACAAACGCCGAAAGATCATTAACGATAAAAATATTGCGGTTGAACGACTAGACGATATCagacgagaaaaagaaaggataaatgaaaaaagagaggaggTTTCTGCACGTGTTATCGACTTCAGCGAGAAAGCCAGTCTAGTCTCACCTCGGGTTCCAATTCCGGAAGGTGAGACTGCTGCTAGTTTGGACAAAAAACTGGACAGGCTTAATAGGGATATACAACGCTATAACCAACAGTCAGATACTTCAAACACGGTGCCATGGATCATTCAACTAACTAATTACTAGATTGGGCGCATCTCGCGATGAAATCGCCGCTGAAGCCGCCAAAGCATCCGCAGCCTATGACCGGGCCCTGAAGCAAGTGGAGGAATTTAGGTTACTTGCGGGTGTACGTTTTCAcctttcccctcttctcttttatGTTTTTGCCCTGTACAAGGGACTCAAGTCTGTTGACTGTATCTGCAGATTCTCATTGAAACACTCAAACATCGCAAGAAGCGTTGGGTAATTTTCAGGTCTCACATTTCATCTCGGGCCAAGGCACAATTCACGTACTTACTAAGCGAGAGAAGTTTCCGTGGTCGACTTCTGACTGACCATGAGAGCAAGCTGCTGGATTTACAAGTAAGTTACATGATGCAGTTCTTATCCTCTGACAGAATCTGATACAACTTTCTAGGTCGAACCTGATATAACAAAGGATAGCACTGGACGGGGTGCAAAGACACTTTCTGGTGGTGAAAAGTCTTTTTCTCAAGTTTGTCTTCTATTGGCACTTTGGGAGGCTATGGGATCTCCTGTCCGCTGCTTAGATGAATTGTAAGTTAGTGATCATCAGGCGCATTAACTGTCCCTAACATTCGCCCAATAGTGACGTGTACATGGACCACATTAACAGGAAGATGGCAATTGATATGCTTGTacgtctcttccttctctctttttttcaaaGTTCCGTTGCACTGTGTTTGCTAACTGAATAATTAACAGATGCTGGCCGCTCGGCGGTCAGTAGGTGTGCAATTTATACTAATCACACCTGGCTCTAGGGCGGAGATTAGCTTAGCCCCTGATGTTCGTGTGAAGGAGTGAGTATAAGGATCAAGACAAGATATAGTTATCAGCATTGCAACTGACAAGTGCCTTCCCTCTAGATTGGCAGAACCTGAACGAGGACAAACGAGATTAGTATTTCGCCAGTAAACAGAAATTGGTACAATTTTTTTTGTACAGAGCATTCAATCACTTAACAAAACATTCCACATGGGCTGGTGTCTACGAAGAATGTCTCATTATTTGGACAAGAAATGCCTCAAGGTGATCTCAACTCCACATAAAGCTCGATATTTTCCGCCATATACTATACCCTCCCCCCACCCCTACCTAAACCTACGTACCCTCCGGCgggcaaaggagaaagaagaagaacaagagactgTATCAAAGGTAATAAGCATGCAGCTAGATTATTGAGAAAGATGGATTAGCAAAACGTAGACTATATGTGTGAGAGTCTGGCTCTTTCGTTTGATTGATTCAATTGGTGCGGATCAACTGAAGGACTAGTACTAAAAACAAGCTCCTTGCTTTGGAGGTGTTCTGAATGACCCTTCATCTCAAAAGCGGGGCGGTGTGCGTCCAACAGCCAGGACCTGGGCAAGGAACTAAAAGAGAGCTTAGTGGGCAGCTATAGCTCTCCTGATAGTCTAGCATCACTGAGGAACACAGTCAATCGGTAATTAAGAAAAGCACTTGAACCCACACGCTTCCCTGTTCGTTCATGAAATTAAATAACCCCGAAACTGATTTAGGATATATTGGTGGCATTTCCATCGTTAGATGTTGGGGTCATTTTATCGCATAGGGTTGGAAACACTTGCGCCATGGTGGAAGGATGCAGCAGTTGCCAAACTATCCTGCTAGGTAGAGTGCTTTATCATCTAACACAGCCGACAGCGTACTAAAGCGATATAATGGGTCTGCATAGACTGGCAGGAGCATGTTGCCGGGATATAAGAGTTATAGATTTAGTAGCTGACTACTGTATATGAATACTGTCACATGGCATGAAAGGCATAGCCCTTGTGCTATGAGTCACGCACCCaattcttcagcttcagccatATTTCTGTACTCATGTCAACCGCTGAATAGGATATAGCAGAATAGCTCTAGGGCCGTCACATTCACATTTTACCGGTTAACCCTGTCACGTGGGGTGTAATTTACCTAAAAGCGGCGTCATTTCGAGTTGTAACTTTATGGTACTGGTAACAGTGGTAAAAAATTACTGAGCTCATTGAAGTTTGGCCTGCTTAGCCGTACTACTCCAGGGCTAGAGGTCAGTAAAGGCGGCGAGGCTACACAGTACTGCCCACTCACCACATAAGTTTTCACTCATAATCTTCTACCTTCAACGTTCTTCGCACTACAGGTTGCTCATCTTTCTTATCCGTGAAATACCACAGACACGACTCTCACAACAGTCAATATTCTGCTTGAGGTCTTGGGGAGCTCGGTGCTATTTCACCTGTCTTGATTGGTGCCTCTAATTTACACCAACCAGTGCCTCTCCTTTACAGCTCAACTTAGGCCACTCACAGCCAACTTTACCTTGGCACTTACAAGCAATATCCCACACAATCCAGACGCAAAGACACCCGATATTGTCTGTCCACTGTGCTCTTTTCTGAATACCCTACCTGACTTCCCGAGAGAATTACCCATTTTCCGAGTCTGCCAAAGAACAAGTTGCAACCAAGTCCACCTTCTATATCCTCGGCCCCCTCTTACATTTATTGGAACCTGCCGCAAGGCTCAGGACAGCAGAAGCCGTCATTTGTTTTAGCTCTGACCCTCTTGACTTGATTCTCTACGATATCGCGAGGCCTATTTTCACGAACACCTTCGACACCCAAGGCTCTTTCTCCATTATCCTCCACCTGGGCAAGCGATTATCACCATGGCCGAAGCTCTTGCCTCACAACTTAACAACACAACACTAGGGTAAGTGAATTTATACGTATTTTGTGAGGCTTAGATAAAGTTGCTCAGTAGTGTCGTTATAGGGAAGCAAGCTCAGACACAAGGTGGAAGGACCAACTAAAAGCCCCTGCAAAAGATGCACGGCCACAGACCGAGGTTTGCTACCATCAACGTCTATGCTTACGTCTTCAAAGTCTAACCCCAATCTAGGACGTGACAGCCACTAAAGGCCTTGAGTTTGAAGATTTCTATATTAAACGCGAACTTATGATGGGCATCTTCGAAGCTGGTTTCGAGAAGCCCTCCCCTatccaagaagaaacaaTACCAGTTGCTCTTACTGGCAGGGATATTCTGGCCCGAGCAAAGAATGGTACCGGAAAGACAGCGGCCTTCGTCATCCCCACATTAGAACGCATAAATCCTAAAAGCACCAAAACGCAAGCACTCATCCTTGTTCCAACCAGAGAGCTTGCGCTCCAAACATCTCATGTTTGTAAAACTCTCGGGAAACATCTGGGGATCAACGTAATGGTCACCACTGGAGGAACTGGGTTGATGGATGACATTATCAGGTTGAACGACGCCGTCCATATCCTTGTCGGAACTCCAGGCCGTGTTCTAGATCTGGCTAGTAAGGGCGTTGCTGACCTTTCTGAATGTCCAACATTCGTCATGGATGAAGCCGACAAATTACTGTCTCCTGAATTTACTCCTGTAATTGAGCAGCTATTGTCATTTCATCCCAAAGACCGTCAGGTCATGCTCTTCAGTGCGACTTTTCCATTGATAGTGAAGTCATTCAAGGTACGTTTCATCTGATTCCTTTCCATTACTCTTGGGCTGACACCCTTGTTAGGATAAGCACATGCGCAATCCTTACGAGATCAACCTTATGGACGAACTCACCCTCCGAGGAATCACTCAGTATTATGCTTTtgtggaagaaaagcaaaaagtCCATTGCCTTAACACTCTTTTTTCCAAACTTCAaattaatcaatcaatcatcttctGCAATTCAACAAATCGCGTTGAGCTTCTCGCAAAGAAGATCACAGAATTAGGCTATTCGTGCTTTTACTCACATGCAAGGATGCTACAACAACATCGGAATCGAGTCTTCCATGATTTCCGGAACGGTGTATGCCGCAACCTTGTTTGCTCTGATTTGCTAACTCGAGGTATCGATATTCAAGCGGTGAATGTCGTGATCAACTTTGACTTTCCCAAGAACGCTGAAACCTACCTCCACCGAATAGGCCGATCTGGTCGTTTTGGTCATCTGGGTCTAGCAATCAATCTTATCAACTGGGATGATCGTTTCAATCTATATAAGATTGAGCAAGAGTTGGGAACCGAAATACAACCTATCCCTCAAAATATCGACAAGAAGTTATACGTATATGAATCGCCGGAAACCATTCCACGCCCAATCGCGAATGCATCACAAGCACAGCTTGCAACGAGTGGGAATCAAACCCAGAACATGGGAGAACGCCGCCACAACAACCACTCGAATGGCGGACATTATCAATTCGGTCGAGGTCGAGGTTCATATCGTGGAGGACGAAGCCAAGGTCAGCGCCGCAATATGCAGAATGAGATGAATAAATTCGGTACTTCCCAAAACCAACAGCAGAGTGGCAAGAGTCAGCCTGCGCAGGTGTCGCCAAATTGACATCGGTCTGGTAAGAACATTGTTGTTTTTTCTATCATTCTTTGattatttatttcttctcctctcctttATGTATTGCTTGTTACTATAAATGCTCTCAATATTGAACGACCTTGGCCATATTACCTGACAAACCACAATCAAAGTCTTTACTTTTTGCTGCTCATTTTCAATGCAAACTTGACGGTGTGTGTTATGAATTTCCTCGTTTGTTTTCGACAATGATGATATGATAACGGTGACCACATCTGTATCAtatttttctgttcctttttgttcCAATCTCCTCGAGAATCTACCTTGCCCTCTCTACCACCCTCACCTCTTTCGCCGTCGTCTTCCCCCCTTAAGAGTGAGTAAGGTGGTTGGGTTTATGTACATATTGATGCTGCATCTATGGTTTTTGAGCACAAGTTGCGGCGTTTACAGGTTTCCACCAGCAGTTTGTCATGTTTTCggcgttggtggtgtggcTTTCCGATAACCCTTAGCCCCAAGTACCTCGTCTCTTTGACTGGGCTTTTCCCCCTACTTTCTGcctcccctttccctttttctctatACTTTCATCGGCGCATTACCATGCAGCTTTGGATGATCTAAGCTATTGGTCAGTATCATAGGCCGGCGCAGTGTCTTGGGGCAGTCCACATCGGTGTTTGGGTTCTTTTTCCGCTCTCTTTATCTCACGAGCTGCTGCACGGTCGTTGGGTGTTCTGTGTTTTATCCGGCGTTGTGGCTATGAAGCCTTCTATAGTCTTGTTTGTCAACACATTGAGAGATTGGCTTTATTTGCGGCTGGTGTTCAAAGCCGCCCTATGGCTTATGCCCCTTTTCACTCTGACAAGAGATAGTGCATCTTGCTATCCGTCAGATAGGGACAACTTTGATTCGGTGCAGTCCTAATCTGTGACTGTGCCCAGGAAACGAATGTCTGGATCTGCGTGACGGGGAATCCGATGATTACGGTAGCAGATTTCGAAAACATTGGGTGAGGATACACCAGGAAAGCAACGAAGATGCGATGGGGGGAATATCTATGAAAGCTTTCAACGAAATGAGGGAcccgaaaaaaaaagaagaagaaaaagaaatagaaaaagaagaaaaaaaactTGAAAATATATTAAAGCCAGCAAAGAGGAGGGTTACAGTCAGATGTTTGTTTTACACCTGTAGCCAACGGTCAAGCTCACTCAGGTAGCATCTACGAAATGGCAATATACCCTCCGAGATGTAGAAGCTTCGATATTCACACATCATGTGGTAGTAATACTAGTACATACAAGTTGGGCCTTGATGCAAACTTGGTGGTTTGCTCTGTTGGAGCATTTAATCTGATATTGCGTGCCCTGCCCTTCCCGGCACCCGTATTGGCATGTTTGTACTTTAGTCCCAAATCACAGTGCCGAAGTTGGTTCACATCCATTGTTGCAGTGGTGGTTGAGCTTTCggtattcttctttctaaaacaaaaagaagagaaaacgaaatgAGTGCTATGGAAAAGGATCACAACCGAAAGGTGCATTGTCCTTCGCCGTCTATAGTATAGAATACTAATACGCGTAACCAGCCCAGCAGTTTGCGGTCTATCATCGCGGGCTCGACTGCAGGTGCCATTGAAATCGGTAATACTCGCCCACATTGAGGCACATATACGCTTGTATCCAAGGAATTTCACTAACTATACTAGCAATCACTTATCCGGCTGAATGTATGGTCTATGCCCTTGGCTGCTTCAAGTCAGCTTACTCAACGTGTCCAGTTGCAAAAACTCGGTCGCAACTCAATCGCAAATTACCGGACGGGAAAAAGCTGCCATGGCCTCCGTTTGGAAAGCAGTGGTACGCCGGCTGCACGACTTTAATTATAGGAAATTCGCTCAAGGCAGGCATCCGTGAGTTCCACCCCGGGCACCCAAGCGTTTGGTGTGCTTACACTAGGATCTGTCTGCAGGGTTCGTCGCTTTCGACAGGTTCAAGTCACTTCttcaggatgagaatggcaagaTCTCGGGTCCAAGAACGGTAATTGCTGGCTTTGGGGCTGGCTTCACTGAATCTCTTTTAGCAGTGACACCATTCGAAAGCATTAAAACCCAATTGTCCGTTGCCTTAAAGTCCTCCCTTGCTACGTACCCTTTAACTACTTCATGCAACGACGCATGGTGAAGCTGATGTATAAAATACCTGCAGGATTGACGATCGCAAATCCGCTAACCCTCGTATGCGAGGATTCTTGCACGGTAGTAAACTGATATTCCAGGAGCGAGGTATTCGAGGTTTTTTCCAGGGTTTCGTTCCTACAACAGCAAGACAAGCCGCCAACTCCGCGACCAGATTCTCAAGCTATACTATGCTAAAGCAACTAGCTGAAAGCTATGTTGCACCTGGAGAGAAACTGGGAACCGCGAGCACCTTCGCCATCGGCGGTATGGCAGGCTTTATAACAGTGTGAGTTCATACAACACTTGAAAAGCTACTGCTTCTCCTCAACGGATGTGAGAAATAACGACGACTAATACACCATTCTGTACAGATATGTCACACAACCTCTTGATACTGTTAAAACCAGGTTTGCTACTGGCCACTTTGTATGTTATTTGCGTTTTACAGGACTAATTCGACAGCAGAATGCAATCGCTAGAAGCTTCTAAGAACTATAAGAACAGCTTTGTCTGTGCATCAAGGATATTCAAAGATGAGGGGTTATTTACATTCTGGTCCGGGGCCGTTCCGCGACTTGCCAGGTTAATCTTGAGCGGAGGCATAGTGTTCACAATGTTTGTTTACCCAAGTTCAACCGTCGCTTATAGGCTTGATAACTAACTGCTTTCAAATTGACAGGTACGAGAAGACGATGGACGCTCTCGATTCTCTAGATTCGAAGAGACAATATATCTGATGCTGAGGAAGCAACGAACGCAGGGCAGTAATTGGTTGGTCTCTTGAACGCTATATCGCAGCATCACAGCTAGTATGCATTGGTTGTATCTTAATACATAGCACTGACAAAGAAGAACCGCATTTTATATATCAACAGCACTCGATTGAGGAATAGTACTAGtacagaaaaggaaagccaGCACGTTGTTAATACCTTGACAGGTTTTATGGGCGTGAGGCTTCCTTGTCTTTCGCTAGCTCGTCAGCAACCAGAGCTGCAACTTCTTGGTCAATTAGCCAGGACCGTACACTCTCCATGACAGTTTCGAGGccttcaccaccatccaaaaCATCATTCAAATTATGTATGGTGATGCTACTCCGGTGGTCTGTGCAACGACTCTGGCCATAATTGTACGTGCGAATTTTGTCCCCACGGCCCATACGAGCAACACCCCCCAACACCCCTCTTCTGAGTTCCACGAATTTCTGTTCGCGAGCTTCTTGCCTCGCCTCGGCTAATCTAGCGCGTAATATCTGCCAGGCTTTTTTGCGGTTTGCATGTTGAGATCGGGAATCCTGCATGGAGACAACGATACCTGTGGGCATGTGAGTCAAGCGAATAGCTGACTCTGTCTTGTTCACGTGCTGCCCCCCCGCACCACCAGCTCGCATCTTCTCGCTACGAACCTCCTGGGGATCAACATAGTAATCACTGTTTGGGTCATCAAAATTGAGAGCGTTATCCATGGCACCTCCTGTCTCGGGGAAGCTAGGAAGAACCATCACACTCACAGCACTGGTGTGGGTACGTCCCTTAGTCTCCGTTGCCGGAACTCTCTGCACCCGGTGTACCCCCGACTCGGTTCTGAGTATCTCATAAGCCCCATCTGCCTCAACTTCCATTACTGCTTCATTTAGCCGATCCTCCGCGGGGCCGTCTCCCACTTCTAGCTTAATAACATTGGACCGAAAACCGCGGCGAGAGCAAAATGCAGTATACATCCTCAGGAGTTCGAAGGCGAAAAGTCCCGCCTCATCTCCACCTGCGCCAGGCCGTATCTCGAGAAGGCAAGGGAGCGCTGCAAAAGGGTGACGGGGGACAAGGGCCTTTTTCAAGTTCTCTGATATAGTCGGCAAAGCAGCCTTGACGGTCTCCAAATCTTCTATGGCCAGGGATTTGAGCTCAAGATCTGTGTCCGGGTCAAAAAGCAAGGCATTGAGTTCTGATATAGActaggaagaagatcaaagcaACCCCATTAGCAAATATCCCATTTAAAGTGAAAAAGATTAAGCATTGTGGACATACTTCATTGGCCCTGTCCCATTCGTCCAGGACATTCGCAATCGGTGCTAGCTCGCCGACCCGCTTTGCTATTCTTCCATCAAAGGAACTTGCTAAATGAGCAGAAAGTTTAGAATGTTCGGCTGCCAAAGAGCGAGCGCGGGAAAgcagcgatgaagaaaggTCAAGGCCTAACTGACTTGTCAGTCACTCGGTACCCCCACAGAGTATGAAACATGCATTGAGAGATAATGTTTCTCAACTACCCATACCTGTATTCAGTCCCCGCCATTGCAGAGTTGGCCACGGCCTTTTTATAGCAGCTCTAGTCCCGAACCGCGTCAGGCATCGAGAGCATATCCAAGGGACATTAAGCATGCTTTTTTCTCAAAATAGGAGAATATGTAAGTCTCACAAATAGTCCATGAGCTTCACATTCACTCAGCCAAAAACGATGGTTCAGTATCTACTTGTACTAGTTGCACTCCCCTTCAATCAGATATCAAGTCACATGACTTTaacacatacatacatactgtaaTGAAAAACCGATGAAATAGATGAAAGAATGGGTCTGAGGTCAAGGTAGGATGCTGCATTGAACTACCACTTCTGGCCACGTGGAATGATAGTTATTTTTGCGTAAACGCTAATGTAAGTTTGAAAGATCATTTCCATGTTGTTGCCAAGGCTAAGCATCATTGGCTATTAGGGCAGCATCTAGCAGCTTCAAACcaattatatttattaaacCCCACAGCAGGTATAGCATTTTCAAACTTACACTAGTGCATTTTATTTATCAAATAACAATCTATGTGGCCAAAAGGTGTAGTAACTACTCTAAACTCCGTAGGTCAGGGAAGAACACCTTTTAGGTGcgggtactccgtacgctGACTAATTTTGATACACCTGAAACTGCCTCAACAATACTCGCATTTCACACTTGTAATTTACCGTATGTAATTGAGTTGTAAAGGCCAGACTGGAGTCTTGGCATACATTTCTCAGGTTGCTGTTATTAACCTCTCTTATCACCATAAACCTGATCATGTAAACACATCTTCTGCCTTCTCAAAAGGCATTCATTCTGCTCCTGCAATCACAATCCCTGGATATCTTTTATCCTTTTCTTGAATACCTGCATATTTTCAGATAATTGTCCAGGCCTGTGAGATCAACTAACCCATCCGAACCAGATTACCCTTTGCGTCGATGTAAGCATgatcctcctttccctgGAGTCTCTTACGGTCTTCCTGGCCGTTTCATCCGCCAGCTATGGTCTTCAACCTTCACAAATATCTTCAGACACTCCTCTCTCGTCGTTGATCGCATCGGCGAAGACACATCTTGCTGGTGGCTCTCCCCGCGATGCGTTACTCTATTTCGACGCGGCTGTGTCAAGGGATCCTACGAACTACATCACTGTCTTCCAGCGGGGTGCGGCTTATTTGTCACTGGGTAAAAACTCGCAGGCATCAGATGATTTCGACCGAGTATTGCAGTTAAAACCAGATTTTGAGAGTGCCCTCCTGCAACGAGCTCGCCTTCGAGCTAACACTGCTGACTGGGAAGGCGCATTgaaggatctggaaaaggCCGGCAAGAAGTCATCCTTGGAATACAATGAGATTCAAGAGGCACGGGATGCTGCAGCTCTTGCGCAGAATGCTGAGAAACATGGCGATTGGGAGGCCTGCGTAAATCAAGCGAATGTGGCTGTACTTAAGGCGAGCGCCTCCCTAAGCCTTCGACAAACTCGTGCGCACTGCCGCTTCGAGAGAGgtgatgtggaagaaggaATAAATGACCTTGCCCATGTCCTACACATCTCCCCAAGTCTGGTGGGCCCGCACTTACAGATGTCCTACATGCTGTTCTATTCTCTAGGAGATCAAGAACGTGGCATTTCACAAATTCGGAGGTGTCTTCATTTTGACCCCGATTCAAAACCGTGCAACGCCCTATAtcggaaagagaagaaattcCTCAAACAGCTGCGGAAACTACAGGATACAATGTCTTCGCGGAAATTTAGCAATGCCATCAACTTGCTTGTAGGTGTAGGTGACGAAAGCGGACTTCTTGACGATCTGAAAGGTGAGGTGAGGGAAGCGAAGGAAGCAGGCCATATTCACCCGGCGGCCCCCAACAATCTCTATAGTTCACTGGTGGAGCGCACCTGCGAAGCTTACCGCGAGGTTTGTGCCCTTCGGAAGGCGTCCAGTTGACATAGTTCCAATTGGCTAACGCATTGGTTACTCAGGCGCATATGCCCAAGCGAGCTTCTCCGTACTGCTCCGAAACCCTTGACATGAACCCTTATTCCCTGCCAGCGCTGCTCTTTCAGAGTCAATTGGCTCTTGATGAAGAGCGTTTTAATGACGCCATAAACACGCTGAATACAGCCAAAGAGCATCACCCCGGGTCCAGGGACGTCCAATCACTTTTACAGAAGGCACATGTCTTATTGAAGCGCTCAAAGCAGAGGGACTACTACAAAGTTTTAGGTGTCAGCCGAGATGCTGATGACCGGACAATCAAAAGAGCCTACCGTCAGCTTACTAAGCAACACCACCCTGATAAAGCTAAGTCCCAGGGTGTaacgaaagaggaagctGAAAAGAAGATGGCTGCTATCAATGAAGCTTATGAAATCCTTTCTGACCCCGAACTCAAGGCGCGTTACGACAGTGGTGATGACCCCAATGACCCGGAATCTCACAGGGGCAACCCGTTTCAAGGAAACCCATTTGGGCCAGGAGGCGGTCaacacttcttcttccagcaagGCGGACCTCAGTTCAAATTCTCGGGTCAAGGATTCAACTTCCCAGGGGGGTTCCCCTTTCGCTGATGTTGACAGCTAGTCTGTATATCAAGATAAAGATTCTGTACACTTGTATTCCACTAAACCCAAGACTTCAAAACAATCGAATCATGACTATTGCTATAATCTGGACGAAAATGACCTAGACTTTTGCGATACTATCCATATTAACTCCAATGCCGGCAGTCCTCCACATAGTTAACTCAACATCACTT is a window from the Aspergillus oryzae RIB40 DNA, chromosome 6 genome containing:
- a CDS encoding DnaJ and TPR domain protein (dsRNA-activated protein kinase inhibitor P58, contains TPR and DnaJ domains); this translates as MILLSLESLTVFLAVSSASYGLQPSQISSDTPLSSLIASAKTHLAGGSPRDALLYFDAAVSRDPTNYITVFQRGAAYLSLGKNSQASDDFDRVLQLKPDFESALLQRARLRANTADWEGALKDLEKAGKKSSLEYNEIQEARDAAALAQNAEKHGDWEACVNQANVAVLKASASLSLRQTRAHCRFERGDVEEGINDLAHVLHISPSLVGPHLQMSYMLFYSLGDQERGISQIRRCLHFDPDSKPCNALYRKEKKFLKQLRKLQDTMSSRKFSNAINLLVGVGDESGLLDDLKGEVREAKEAGHIHPAAPNNLYSSLVERTCEAYREAHMPKRASPYCSETLDMNPYSLPALLFQSQLALDEERFNDAINTLNTAKEHHPGSRDVQSLLQKAHVLLKRSKQRDYYKVLGVSRDADDRTIKRAYRQLTKQHHPDKAKSQGVTKEEAEKKMAAINEAYEILSDPELKARYDSGDDPNDPESHRGNPFQGNPFGPGGGQHFFFQQGGPQFKFSGQGFNFPGGFPFR
- a CDS encoding putative mitochondrial translation release factor (RF-1) (mitochondrial polypeptide chain release factor), whose product is MQHPTLTSDPFFHLFHRFFITVSSSFDGRIAKRVGELAPIANVLDEWDRANESISELNALLFDPDTDLELKSLAIEDLETVKAALPTISENLKKALVPRHPFAALPCLLEIRPGAGGDEAGLFAFELLRMYTAFCSRRGFRSNVIKLEVGDGPAEDRLNEAVMEVEADGAYEILRTESGVHRVQRVPATETKGRTHTSAVSVMVLPSFPETGGAMDNALNFDDPNSDYYVDPQEVRSEKMRAGGAGGQHVNKTESAIRLTHMPTGIVVSMQDSRSQHANRKKAWQILRARLAEARQEAREQKFVELRRGVLGGVARMGRGDKIRTYNYGQSRCTDHRSSITIHNLNDVLDGGEGLETVMESVRSWLIDQEVAALVADELAKDKEASRP